A stretch of the Chanos chanos chromosome 1, fChaCha1.1, whole genome shotgun sequence genome encodes the following:
- the ptger2a gene encoding prostaglandin E receptor 2a (subtype EP2): MASDTENDTCHYRVTVESGSPVNSALMFAAGVVGNVVALILLEIRRRKERSRQRLSLFHVMVTALVVTDLMGTCLISPLVQASYYFNTTIIGMSESKALCPYFGFCMAFFGLATLFFLLAMALERCLAIGYPYLYGRFISKRCGYVTIFFIYIFCTVFCLMPFLGFGVYVQYCPGTWCFIDMNPHSLEDKVYANVYATFMLLIVITVVACNLFVVYHLVLMYKRRKVNRGSVTTRSKKDRRSFSLTEEVEHLILLIVMTVIFVICSLPLMVRVYINSTGQRKESHKTDLIALRFQSVNSIIDPWVFIILSPSVLRFMWGALCKTPVLRSRSSMFKSSLGVSHHAQLELCPHSSFTDITHVPADRGTV, from the exons ATGGCGTCGGATACCGAGAATGACACCTGCCACTACAGAGTAACCGTGGAGTCCGGGAGTCCGGTCAACAGCGCGCTTATGTTCGCTGCTGGAGTGGTTGGGAACGTAGTGGCGCTGATTCTGTTGGAGATCCGTCGCCGAAAGGAGCGCAGTCGACAACGCCTGTCGCTGTTTCATGTCATGGTAACTGCCTTGGTCGTCACGGACCTCATGGGCACATGTCTTATAAGCCCCCTTGTCCAGGCTTCTTACTATTTCAACACCACTATTATTGGGATGAGTGAGAGTAAAGCCTTGTGTCCGTACTTTGGGTTTTGCATGGCATTCTTTGGTCTGGCCACATTGTTTTTCCTACTTGCCATGGCCCTGGAGCGTTGCCTAGCCATTGGCTACCCTTACCTGTACGGCAGATTCATTAGCAAGCGCTGCGGATACGTTACCATCTTTTTCATCTATATATTTTGCACTGTCTTCTGTCTAATGCCTTTTTTAGGATTCGGGGTTTACGTTCAGTACTGCCCCGGCACTTGGTGCTTCATAGACATGAATCCTCACAGCCTCGAGGACAAAGTGTACGCCAACGTGTATGCCACTTTCATGCTTTTAATAGTTATCACGGTCGTAGCGTGCAACTTGTTTGTGGTATATCACCTGGTTCTCATGTACAAAAGGCGCAAAGTAAACCGAGGATCAGTGACTACTCGAAGCAAAAAAGATCGGAGGTCATTTTCCCTGACCGAAGAAGTGGAGCATCTTATCCTCCTTATAGTCATGACGGTGATATTCGTCATTTGCTCTCTTCCACTGATG GTCCGCGTCTACATCAACTCCACTGGCCAACGCAAGGAAAGCCATAAGACCGACCTCATCGCCCTCCGTTTCCAATCCGTCAACTCCATCATTGACCCCTGGGTCTTCATCATCCTGAGTCCGTCCGTGCTCCGTTTCATGTGGGGAGCGCTTTGCAAGACCCCGGTTCTGCGTTCTAGATCCTCGATGTTCAAGTCTTCGCTGGGCGTGAGCCATCATGCCCAGCTGGAACTTTGCCCTCACAGCAGCTTCACAGACATCACTCACGTGCCGGCGGACAGAGGGACGGTGTGA